In Streptomyces nojiriensis, one genomic interval encodes:
- a CDS encoding alpha/beta hydrolase, with the protein MAQHAPPARGARLGRAVGARTGSGSTESTVNGVVLLLPGASRFSPGPMRPLARALARAGGAEGLVTHVVVHGGDSAREEQAGWAADEAVRRYGDVPVCLAGYDAGGLAALRAAGHGAVNSVVLIAPCLAAAAARDDSPEPVKQLSGRQVLIVHGTNDARSDPEASFRLAARAKKANRSTCRFEVHSDGHGLREHQPEVVALAVDFILGAVASGRYSRPVTDALAAPPPLGLRMPLASGFGRSLRR; encoded by the coding sequence ATGGCACAGCATGCGCCGCCGGCGCGCGGGGCCCGCCTGGGGCGGGCGGTCGGCGCGAGAACCGGCTCGGGTTCGACGGAAAGCACGGTCAACGGGGTGGTGCTCCTGCTTCCCGGGGCCTCCAGGTTCTCGCCGGGACCCATGCGTCCGCTCGCGCGGGCGCTGGCCCGGGCGGGCGGGGCCGAGGGGCTGGTCACGCACGTGGTCGTCCACGGCGGGGACTCCGCCCGGGAGGAGCAGGCGGGGTGGGCCGCGGACGAGGCGGTGCGGCGGTACGGGGACGTGCCGGTGTGCCTGGCCGGCTATGACGCGGGGGGCCTGGCCGCGCTGCGGGCGGCGGGACACGGGGCCGTCAACTCGGTGGTGCTGATCGCCCCTTGCTTAGCGGCGGCGGCGGCCCGGGACGACTCCCCTGAACCGGTGAAACAGCTGTCGGGACGGCAGGTGCTGATCGTGCACGGCACCAACGACGCGCGCAGCGACCCGGAGGCCTCCTTCCGGCTGGCGGCGCGCGCGAAGAAGGCGAATCGTTCGACCTGCCGCTTCGAGGTGCATTCGGACGGGCACGGGCTGCGCGAGCACCAGCCGGAAGTGGTGGCGCTGGCCGTGGACTTCATCCTGGGCGCGGTCGCCTCGGGGCGGTACTCGCGGCCGGTGACGGACGCCCTGGCCGCG